The following are from one region of the Maribacter aquivivus genome:
- a CDS encoding DUF6913 domain-containing protein, whose translation MFLKGIKDKFKRKSGRKILKQLVATPVAVTRESKGIRSVGCIVDLDKFEKTELFFQFQEELSLHPNAVKIIGYKRFYDKNSPYATPVFSDKDLGWNGEIENSYALEFLGREYDLLVNYYNEDSLLLNLMSVKAKARLRVGFKEVGPTYNDLMLDTPLKDFQIFKKELKKYLGIFKEI comes from the coding sequence ATGTTTTTAAAAGGAATTAAGGACAAGTTTAAACGGAAATCTGGCCGTAAGATATTAAAACAGTTGGTGGCAACACCAGTTGCTGTAACGCGTGAGAGTAAAGGAATACGTTCTGTTGGTTGTATTGTGGATCTAGATAAGTTTGAGAAAACGGAACTGTTTTTTCAGTTTCAAGAAGAGCTATCATTGCATCCTAATGCGGTTAAAATTATTGGTTATAAGCGTTTTTATGATAAAAACTCACCATATGCCACTCCTGTTTTTTCAGATAAGGACTTAGGGTGGAACGGTGAAATAGAAAACAGCTATGCCCTTGAGTTTTTAGGACGAGAATATGACCTTTTAGTGAATTATTATAATGAGGATAGCCTGCTGTTGAATTTAATGTCGGTAAAGGCAAAGGCTCGTTTAAGAGTGGGGTTTAAAGAAGTAGGACCTACTTACAATGATTTAATGTTAGATACGCCGTTAAAGGACTTTCAGATATTTAAAAAAGAATTGAAAAAGTACTTGGGCATTTTTAAAGAGATTTAA
- a CDS encoding DNA-directed RNA polymerase subunit omega, with amino-acid sequence MNDLKNSKASVSTVTINRNEFDAPTENIYEAISIAAKRAVQINSEIKKELLEKLEEFATYSDSLEEVFENKEQIEVSKFYEKLPKPHAMAVEEWLTDKIYHRNTEKDA; translated from the coding sequence ATGAACGATTTAAAAAACTCTAAGGCATCGGTATCTACGGTAACTATTAACCGTAATGAGTTCGATGCGCCTACTGAAAATATTTATGAGGCTATTTCAATCGCTGCAAAGCGTGCTGTTCAGATTAATTCTGAAATTAAGAAAGAGCTTTTAGAGAAATTAGAAGAGTTTGCTACTTATAGCGATAGTTTAGAAGAAGTTTTTGAAAACAAAGAGCAGATCGAGGTTTCTAAGTTTTATGAAAAATTACCTAAGCCACACGCAATGGCAGTAGAAGAGTGGTTGACTGATAAAATCTACCACAGAAACACAGAAAAAGACGCTTAA
- the recN gene encoding DNA repair protein RecN — MLSTLSISNYALIDRLEVDFNKGFTVITGETGAGKSILLGGLSLVLGKRADLSSLRVKDQKCIIEGTFRIDTYGLQNFFEENDLDYENSTVIRREILPSGKSRAFVNDTPVTLGVLSILGENLIDIHSQHQTMQLTENDFQLKLVDALANNQKRLSEYRKGLKTYRKAQKELDKLIEVQSTANKEQDYNTFLLEELEKAPLIAGVIEELEEEYEQLNNVELIMEQLSKGDQLFNDEQIGVLPLVTEMRQSLSKLVDFGSNYNDLFERVKSVLIELDDVSSELQRLQEGVEANPDQLEQVNNKLQLLYNLLKKHNVSDIAELIVIKNDLADKVFETANLDDKIISKTKGIQELQAVLEAQAVVLSKKRNSVIPQLKKKLESDLGLLGMPSASFEIKLNTAEEFTATGKDELSFLFTANRGGSYGELKKVASGGELSRIMLVIKAILAKYEKLPTIMFDEIDTGVSGEISNRMADIMKDMSVDLQVFSITHLPQVASKGNHHFKVFKTEGKERTMTNLKQLTDDERVVELAHMLSGKDLSDSALAHAKELLSASSSV, encoded by the coding sequence GTGCTATCAACCCTTTCCATTTCTAATTACGCATTAATTGATCGTCTAGAAGTAGACTTCAATAAAGGTTTCACGGTTATTACCGGTGAAACAGGTGCAGGTAAATCTATTTTACTTGGCGGATTATCTTTAGTGCTAGGTAAACGTGCAGATTTAAGCTCTTTACGAGTTAAGGATCAGAAATGTATTATAGAGGGAACTTTCAGAATAGACACGTACGGACTCCAGAACTTCTTTGAAGAAAATGACTTGGACTATGAAAATAGTACAGTTATAAGACGAGAGATTTTACCTAGCGGTAAATCCAGGGCGTTTGTAAATGATACTCCGGTAACATTAGGAGTCTTGTCAATCTTGGGAGAAAATCTTATTGATATTCATTCTCAGCATCAGACCATGCAGCTTACCGAAAACGATTTTCAGTTAAAATTGGTAGATGCATTGGCAAACAATCAGAAACGATTATCAGAATATAGAAAAGGTCTAAAAACCTATCGCAAAGCCCAGAAAGAACTAGATAAACTTATTGAAGTTCAAAGCACTGCGAATAAAGAACAAGATTACAATACGTTTTTGTTAGAAGAACTTGAAAAGGCGCCATTGATAGCAGGGGTCATTGAGGAATTAGAGGAAGAATACGAGCAACTTAACAATGTTGAGTTGATTATGGAGCAGCTGTCAAAAGGAGATCAGTTGTTTAATGACGAACAAATTGGTGTTTTGCCGTTGGTGACAGAAATGCGTCAATCACTTTCGAAATTAGTCGATTTTGGGTCCAACTATAATGATTTATTTGAGCGTGTAAAATCTGTACTGATAGAATTAGATGATGTTAGTTCAGAATTACAACGATTACAAGAAGGGGTAGAAGCGAACCCTGATCAGTTAGAACAGGTAAATAACAAGTTACAACTACTATATAATTTGTTGAAAAAGCATAATGTTAGCGATATAGCAGAATTGATTGTTATTAAAAATGACCTTGCAGACAAAGTTTTTGAAACGGCAAATTTGGATGACAAAATAATTTCAAAAACAAAAGGAATTCAAGAGCTCCAAGCAGTTTTAGAAGCGCAAGCAGTTGTTTTGAGTAAAAAGAGAAATTCTGTAATTCCGCAATTAAAGAAAAAACTAGAATCTGATTTAGGGTTGTTAGGTATGCCAAGCGCATCATTCGAAATAAAATTAAATACCGCAGAAGAATTTACAGCTACCGGTAAAGATGAACTTTCATTCTTGTTCACCGCCAATAGAGGTGGCAGTTATGGAGAATTAAAAAAAGTTGCATCTGGTGGAGAATTGTCAAGAATAATGTTGGTGATTAAAGCGATACTGGCTAAGTATGAAAAACTACCAACAATCATGTTTGATGAAATTGATACAGGCGTGTCTGGTGAAATATCTAACCGTATGGCAGATATCATGAAAGATATGAGTGTAGATTTGCAGGTATTTTCTATTACTCACTTACCACAAGTAGCATCAAAAGGAAATCATCATTTCAAAGTGTTTAAAACGGAAGGTAAAGAACGTACCATGACAAATTTAAAACAATTGACAGATGATGAAAGAGTAGTGGAATTAGCTCATATGCTAAGCGGAAAAGATTTATCAGATTCTGCTTTGGCTCATGCAAAAGAGCTTTTGAGCGCTTCTTCAAGTGTATAA
- a CDS encoding Crp/Fnr family transcriptional regulator produces the protein MEKLKNCILNQISIDNLSLDAIVSVFEPMEISKGNFFLESGKTCRQMAFIASGYMRIYDIVDGKEITLWIGSSGKFITSLSSFVFETENHWNIQAVTDCTIYVINREDHYKLNKTEPKWLEFDNLLLANSFALLEKSMFSQLHTTAKQRFQSLLEEEPELFNTVPLQYIASMLGITPESLSRLRKLN, from the coding sequence ATGGAAAAATTAAAAAACTGCATCTTAAATCAAATCTCCATTGACAATCTTTCTTTAGATGCTATTGTTTCAGTCTTTGAACCTATGGAAATTTCAAAAGGTAATTTTTTCTTGGAATCAGGAAAAACCTGTAGACAAATGGCATTTATTGCATCTGGCTATATGAGAATTTACGACATTGTAGATGGCAAGGAAATCACCTTATGGATTGGTAGTTCGGGTAAATTTATTACATCACTTTCTAGTTTTGTTTTTGAAACCGAGAACCATTGGAACATTCAGGCTGTGACCGATTGTACTATTTACGTCATCAATAGAGAAGATCATTATAAACTGAATAAAACCGAACCCAAATGGTTGGAATTTGACAACCTTCTGTTGGCGAATTCTTTCGCCTTGCTGGAAAAAAGTATGTTCTCCCAACTACATACCACAGCAAAACAAAGATTTCAAAGCTTACTAGAAGAAGAACCGGAACTCTTTAATACTGTACCATTGCAATACATAGCTTCTATGTTAGGTATTACACCAGAATCATTAAGTAGGTTGAGAAAATTGAATTAA
- the dapA gene encoding 4-hydroxy-tetrahydrodipicolinate synthase, which produces MRDLRGAGVALITPFKEDGTVDVEALRRVVAYNIEGNIDYLVVLGTTAESVTLSKAEKQLVMQTVEEANKGALPLVIGIGGNNTMALVEELKSADLSAYDAILSVSPYYNRPTQEGIYQHFAALSDASPLPIILYNVPGRTGSNMLPETVVRLAKKFDNIIAVKEACGDMTQVQELISKRPEGFLVLSGDDITALPTIVAGGDGVISVIGQGLPEEFSKMVHEGLDGNTEVAYSYHYKMQDGMKLIFEEGNPAGIKVIFEYLGLAKPFVRLPLITASDALKHRIVSFMESMIRIPA; this is translated from the coding sequence ATGAGAGATTTAAGGGGAGCAGGAGTAGCGTTAATTACGCCTTTTAAAGAAGATGGTACCGTAGATGTTGAAGCCCTTAGAAGAGTAGTGGCCTATAATATTGAAGGTAATATAGACTATTTAGTGGTATTAGGTACTACTGCTGAATCAGTAACCCTATCAAAAGCAGAAAAGCAATTGGTAATGCAGACCGTAGAAGAAGCCAATAAAGGTGCTTTGCCTTTAGTAATAGGTATTGGCGGTAATAATACCATGGCTTTGGTAGAAGAATTGAAATCTGCAGACTTATCTGCATATGATGCTATTTTATCTGTTTCTCCATATTACAATAGACCTACGCAAGAAGGTATTTATCAGCACTTCGCAGCCCTATCAGATGCATCACCGTTACCAATAATTTTATATAATGTACCTGGCCGTACCGGTAGTAATATGTTACCAGAAACCGTAGTTCGCCTTGCAAAGAAATTTGATAATATAATAGCGGTAAAAGAAGCCTGTGGCGATATGACACAGGTACAAGAACTAATATCTAAAAGACCAGAAGGTTTTCTAGTGCTTTCCGGGGATGATATTACGGCATTGCCAACTATAGTTGCAGGTGGTGATGGAGTAATTTCTGTAATTGGTCAAGGTTTGCCTGAAGAATTTTCTAAAATGGTACACGAAGGATTAGATGGTAATACCGAAGTAGCCTATAGTTATCATTATAAAATGCAAGATGGTATGAAGTTGATTTTCGAAGAAGGAAACCCGGCTGGTATCAAAGTTATATTTGAATATTTAGGTCTTGCCAAGCCTTTTGTAAGATTACCATTGATTACAGCGAGTGATGCCTTAAAGCATAGAATTGTTTCATTTATGGAATCTATGATACGCATACCAGCATAA
- the coaBC gene encoding bifunctional phosphopantothenoylcysteine decarboxylase/phosphopantothenate--cysteine ligase CoaBC — protein MLNGKNILLGITGGIAAYKITFLVRLFIKAGANVKVILTDSASSFVTPLTLATLAKNPVVLDFVKTEGNTVDWNNHVDMGLWADLMVIAPATANTMSKMATGNCDNILMATYLSAKCPVFIAPAMDLDMYKHPSTQSSFDALTSFGNMIIPATSGELASGLHGEGRMAEPEDIVSFIKKQLSDGLPLSGKKVLITAGPTYEAIDPVRFIGNHSSGLMGFELAKTAASLGAEVYLVTGPTYLSVTHDNIHVVNVVSADDMYHSAQMYYETSDIVICAAAVADYRPKTVAEQKIKKSEENFTIELVKNKDILKTFGDHKKNQFLVGFALETENEIENAKGKLKRKNLDAIVLNSMRDKGAGFGGVTNKVSFIDTNSNITAFELKTKAEVAVDIFNEIIKRRYA, from the coding sequence ATGTTGAACGGCAAAAATATTCTTTTAGGAATTACAGGAGGAATTGCCGCTTACAAAATAACATTCTTAGTTCGTTTATTTATAAAAGCTGGCGCTAACGTTAAGGTCATACTTACCGATAGCGCCAGCTCTTTTGTTACCCCACTTACCCTTGCCACTTTGGCTAAGAACCCGGTAGTGCTTGATTTTGTAAAGACGGAAGGCAATACCGTGGACTGGAACAATCATGTAGATATGGGACTTTGGGCAGACTTAATGGTCATTGCACCAGCTACGGCGAATACCATGTCTAAAATGGCAACTGGTAACTGTGACAATATTTTAATGGCTACATATTTATCGGCTAAATGTCCGGTTTTTATTGCTCCGGCAATGGATCTTGATATGTATAAGCATCCAAGTACCCAAAGTTCTTTTGATGCGCTTACTTCTTTTGGTAACATGATTATACCGGCAACAAGTGGTGAGCTTGCTAGTGGTTTGCATGGCGAAGGTAGAATGGCAGAACCAGAAGATATTGTAAGCTTTATTAAAAAGCAGTTATCTGATGGATTACCATTATCTGGTAAAAAAGTTTTGATTACTGCAGGGCCAACCTATGAAGCAATAGACCCTGTTCGTTTTATAGGAAATCACTCCTCAGGCTTAATGGGATTTGAGCTCGCTAAAACAGCGGCAAGTCTAGGTGCAGAAGTATATTTAGTTACTGGACCTACATATTTATCTGTTACTCACGATAACATTCATGTTGTCAATGTGGTATCTGCGGACGATATGTATCATAGCGCTCAAATGTATTATGAAACTTCAGACATCGTAATTTGTGCAGCAGCTGTAGCAGATTATAGACCTAAGACAGTAGCAGAACAGAAGATTAAAAAATCCGAAGAAAACTTTACTATTGAATTAGTGAAGAATAAAGACATCCTAAAAACCTTCGGTGATCATAAAAAAAATCAATTCTTAGTTGGTTTCGCTTTAGAAACAGAAAACGAAATTGAAAATGCAAAAGGTAAGCTAAAACGCAAAAATCTAGATGCCATCGTATTGAATTCTATGCGAGATAAAGGTGCTGGTTTTGGTGGGGTTACCAATAAAGTTTCATTTATAGATACCAATTCTAACATTACTGCGTTTGAACTAAAGACCAAGGCAGAAGTTGCCGTGGATATCTTCAATGAAATTATTAAAAGACGGTATGCGTAA
- a CDS encoding GNAT family N-acetyltransferase, with the protein MLYYKRCSSDNQNFKELVALLDADLALRDGDENAFYAQFNGIDALKNCVVFYSNETLVACGAFKKFNEDTVEIKRMYVQPDYRGKGIASKALVVLEEWAKELNYSYTVLETGLRQPEAIALYKKNNYTIIDNYPPYEHMPNSVCFRKVL; encoded by the coding sequence ATGCTATACTACAAACGTTGTTCTAGCGATAACCAAAACTTCAAAGAATTAGTTGCCTTACTTGATGCTGATTTGGCATTACGAGATGGAGATGAGAATGCTTTTTATGCACAATTTAATGGTATTGATGCGTTGAAAAACTGTGTTGTCTTTTATTCGAACGAAACACTTGTTGCCTGTGGTGCTTTTAAAAAGTTTAACGAAGACACCGTTGAGATTAAACGTATGTATGTTCAACCAGATTATCGCGGAAAAGGAATTGCCTCAAAAGCGCTAGTTGTATTAGAAGAGTGGGCTAAAGAACTAAACTACTCTTACACTGTTCTAGAAACCGGATTACGCCAGCCGGAAGCCATTGCACTCTACAAAAAGAATAATTACACAATTATTGATAATTACCCTCCGTACGAGCATATGCCCAACAGTGTTTGTTTTAGGAAGGTATTATAG
- a CDS encoding bifunctional metallophosphatase/5'-nucleotidase has product MERRKFIRNTAASSSLLTLGGLGLNSCNLSTKKHITILHTNDVHSHVDAFPNDHANFPGLGGLARRAGLVDSIRKENPHTFLFDAGDIFQGTPYFNFYGGELEFKLMSMLNYDATTIGNHDFDNGIDGLLAQMPYAKFNFISANYDFSNTILDGQTQPYKIYEKDGIKVGVYGLGIKLDGLVTKQLYKETVFLDPYELATDMETKLKEDEKCDLVICLSHLGYEYSTEKPDDLKLAKRTKYTDLIIGGHTHTFLDKPTIVTNAAERDVLVNQVGCFGVNLGRIDFYFDSKNTTADGYTIKV; this is encoded by the coding sequence ATGGAAAGAAGAAAATTTATACGAAATACTGCTGCGTCATCTAGTCTATTAACCCTTGGTGGCTTAGGTCTAAACTCTTGCAACCTATCTACTAAAAAGCATATTACTATTTTACATACCAACGATGTACACAGTCATGTAGATGCATTCCCTAACGATCACGCAAATTTCCCTGGTTTGGGCGGTTTGGCGCGTAGAGCAGGTTTGGTAGATAGTATTAGAAAAGAGAACCCGCATACATTTCTATTCGATGCCGGCGACATCTTCCAAGGTACCCCCTACTTCAATTTTTATGGTGGTGAGCTGGAATTTAAACTAATGAGTATGCTTAACTATGATGCCACCACTATTGGTAATCATGATTTTGATAATGGTATTGACGGATTGTTAGCCCAAATGCCCTATGCGAAGTTTAATTTTATTAGTGCCAATTACGACTTTTCAAATACGATTTTAGACGGACAAACACAGCCGTATAAGATTTATGAGAAAGACGGAATTAAAGTTGGTGTCTACGGATTAGGGATTAAATTAGACGGATTGGTTACAAAACAGCTCTATAAAGAGACTGTATTTCTTGACCCTTATGAACTGGCAACCGATATGGAAACCAAACTAAAAGAAGATGAAAAATGCGATTTGGTCATTTGTCTCTCTCACTTAGGATATGAATATAGTACTGAAAAACCTGATGATTTAAAGCTTGCCAAAAGAACTAAATACACCGATTTGATTATTGGTGGTCACACCCATACATTTTTAGATAAACCTACAATTGTAACCAATGCTGCAGAACGTGATGTTTTGGTAAATCAAGTAGGGTGTTTTGGAGTTAACCTTGGTCGTATAGATTTCTATTTTGATAGTAAAAACACTACAGCCGACGGATACACAATTAAAGTCTAA
- a CDS encoding 5'-nucleotidase C-terminal domain-containing protein, with protein MAKLKHFDILKIKHFVIFLTLLHLASCKNNPEQLKELTGKQIPIDTSFTSVDSIQKFIQPYHDRVESILDSTLAYAPFVITKTDGKFNTTAGNLMADIVLSETSPIFNKRTGHTIDLVLLNHGGIRSIISKGNVTSRTAYEVMPFENSVVVVELKGDALLKMVDYLIQSKRAHPVAGIQLILNKDNTVNTFTINGKSVDKNKSYYVATSDYLVTGGDNMNFFKEALSKTETDYKIRNAMIDFFSKVDTLAPKVDLRYYQLQ; from the coding sequence ATGGCGAAGTTAAAACACTTTGATATTTTAAAAATAAAACATTTTGTTATATTTTTAACATTGCTACATTTAGCATCTTGCAAAAACAACCCTGAGCAGCTAAAAGAACTGACTGGCAAGCAGATACCGATTGACACCAGTTTTACTTCAGTTGACAGTATTCAGAAATTTATTCAGCCTTACCATGATCGTGTTGAAAGTATTTTAGACAGTACTTTAGCATATGCACCTTTTGTAATCACTAAAACCGATGGCAAATTCAATACTACAGCAGGTAATTTAATGGCCGATATTGTATTGAGCGAAACCAGCCCCATATTCAATAAGCGCACAGGGCATACTATTGATTTGGTATTATTGAACCATGGCGGTATTAGATCTATTATATCTAAGGGTAATGTCACTTCTAGAACTGCATATGAAGTAATGCCTTTTGAAAATTCCGTGGTAGTAGTAGAACTTAAAGGCGATGCATTATTAAAGATGGTCGACTATCTAATACAATCTAAAAGAGCGCATCCTGTTGCTGGTATACAGCTTATTCTAAACAAAGATAACACGGTAAATACTTTTACTATTAACGGAAAGTCTGTAGATAAAAACAAGTCTTATTATGTTGCTACTTCTGACTACCTGGTAACTGGCGGCGATAATATGAACTTCTTTAAAGAAGCACTTTCTAAAACAGAAACCGATTATAAAATACGAAATGCCATGATAGATTTCTTTTCTAAAGTGGATACTCTTGCCCCTAAAGTAGATTTAAGATACTATCAATTACAGTAA
- the blaOXA gene encoding class D beta-lactamase, with amino-acid sequence MKFSHITLLLLCISSCKEQNKDHTVEQPNSIENKIENTKFQFIIDSSDVKGSVVIYDLKKDIFYSNDFDWANQGRLPASTFKIANSIIGLETGVIKSDSTIFKWNGEDRWLDIWEQNLALKDAFQYSCVPCYQEVASKINPERMNTYVEKLHYGDLHIDSLNIRNFWLEGTSRINQMQQIAFLKRFYGNKLPISKRTKDIVQKIMIIDTEKNYTLSGKTGLTIRREKFNGWFVGYIEVADNTYLFATNLEPLSSDINMNEFSKKRKSITLLALRKMDIIK; translated from the coding sequence TTGAAATTTAGCCATATCACTTTACTCTTATTATGTATAAGTTCATGTAAAGAACAAAATAAGGACCATACTGTTGAACAGCCAAATTCAATTGAAAATAAGATAGAAAATACTAAATTTCAATTTATTATAGATTCCTCAGATGTTAAGGGATCCGTAGTCATATATGATTTAAAGAAAGACATCTTTTACTCCAATGATTTTGACTGGGCAAATCAAGGAAGATTGCCTGCATCGACTTTTAAAATTGCAAACTCCATTATAGGACTTGAAACCGGAGTCATTAAAAGTGACAGTACCATTTTTAAATGGAACGGTGAAGACAGATGGTTAGACATATGGGAACAAAATCTGGCGTTAAAAGATGCTTTTCAATACTCATGCGTGCCCTGTTATCAAGAAGTGGCTTCAAAAATCAACCCTGAAAGAATGAACACCTATGTAGAAAAACTACACTATGGTGATCTTCATATAGACTCGTTAAACATTCGAAACTTTTGGTTGGAAGGAACATCACGTATCAACCAAATGCAACAAATCGCTTTCTTAAAAAGGTTCTATGGTAACAAACTCCCTATTTCAAAAAGGACAAAAGACATCGTTCAAAAAATCATGATCATCGATACGGAAAAGAACTATACGCTCAGCGGAAAAACGGGCTTAACCATACGTCGCGAAAAATTTAATGGTTGGTTTGTAGGTTATATTGAAGTAGCTGATAACACCTATTTATTTGCCACTAATCTAGAACCATTATCTTCTGATATCAATATGAATGAATTTAGCAAAAAAAGAAAATCTATTACACTTTTAGCCCTTAGAAAAATGGATATTATAAAATAA
- a CDS encoding outer membrane protein assembly factor BamD: protein MRRVFPILLIAIALQSCSEYQKVLKNDDVKAKYDMAETFYEEGDFRRANRLLEQIAPKYVGKPQGERVMFFLSNSYFQREDYNMAGYQFERFVKSYPKSDKAVEATFLGAKSFYKLSPEYSLDQTDTDKALLKLQNFINTYSESEFYAEANTMAQELTTKKQEKAFEILKQYNKLGEFNYDMLKSAVAASDNFVSDNPGSPFREEAMFIKVEALTHMAVNSFEQLKEERLKNAKSAHAAMKKQFPESKFDKEATDLIEKIDKELQRMQAQVVESK, encoded by the coding sequence ATGAGGAGAGTTTTCCCAATACTATTGATTGCCATTGCTTTACAATCGTGTAGCGAGTACCAAAAAGTACTTAAGAACGATGATGTAAAAGCTAAATACGATATGGCCGAAACTTTCTATGAAGAAGGTGATTTTAGAAGAGCCAACAGATTGCTTGAGCAAATAGCGCCTAAATATGTAGGTAAACCTCAAGGTGAGCGTGTTATGTTCTTTTTATCTAATAGCTACTTTCAGCGAGAAGATTACAATATGGCAGGCTATCAGTTTGAGCGTTTTGTGAAATCATATCCAAAAAGTGATAAGGCGGTAGAGGCTACTTTTTTAGGAGCTAAAAGTTTCTATAAGTTATCTCCAGAATATTCTTTAGATCAGACAGATACAGATAAGGCGTTGTTGAAATTACAGAATTTCATTAACACGTATTCTGAATCTGAGTTTTATGCCGAAGCCAATACTATGGCACAAGAGCTTACAACAAAAAAACAAGAAAAAGCGTTTGAGATATTAAAGCAGTATAATAAATTGGGTGAATTCAATTATGATATGCTTAAATCTGCAGTAGCGGCGAGCGATAACTTTGTGTCAGATAATCCTGGTTCTCCTTTTAGAGAAGAGGCAATGTTCATTAAGGTTGAAGCATTAACACACATGGCGGTAAATAGTTTTGAGCAATTGAAAGAAGAGCGTTTAAAAAATGCCAAGTCTGCTCATGCAGCAATGAAAAAGCAGTTTCCAGAATCTAAATTCGATAAGGAAGCTACAGATTTAATTGAAAAAATTGATAAAGAATTACAACGCATGCAAGCGCAGGTCGTTGAATCAAAATAA
- the porD gene encoding type IX secretion system protein PorD gives MRKAVFLLLFTFISLVTNAQELTCAVTVNSDQLSRGEQQVFKTLERSLNDFINKTKWTNRVYKENERVNAQMFITITSYESNNFSGNIQIQSSRPVYNTSYSSPVFNYKDNAFNFQYIEFQPLIFNENQFESNLVSVMAYYVYVILGLDADTFSLEGGTDFYRKAQNIVTQAQGSNSAGWSQSADSNRSRFELIDNLLSNTYREYRIAMYNYHRKGLDILPDNNSTGKQVIAGTMNLFQTMINRRPNAFLISTFFDAKSEEIKNIFSDGPKVDIVKLKETLNKIAPLYATTWNDIKY, from the coding sequence ATGCGTAAGGCTGTATTTCTATTACTTTTCACCTTTATTAGTTTAGTTACAAATGCTCAAGAATTAACTTGTGCAGTTACGGTCAATTCTGACCAACTATCTCGTGGCGAGCAACAAGTTTTTAAGACATTAGAACGTTCTTTGAATGATTTTATCAATAAAACAAAGTGGACAAATAGAGTTTACAAAGAGAACGAAAGGGTAAATGCCCAAATGTTCATTACCATTACCTCTTACGAATCGAATAATTTTAGTGGTAATATTCAAATACAATCTTCTAGACCAGTTTATAATACCTCATATTCATCGCCGGTTTTTAATTATAAAGACAATGCGTTTAATTTTCAATACATTGAATTTCAGCCTTTAATTTTTAATGAAAATCAGTTCGAATCTAATTTGGTAAGTGTAATGGCATATTACGTTTATGTAATATTAGGTCTAGATGCAGATACCTTTTCATTAGAAGGCGGAACCGATTTTTATAGAAAGGCACAGAATATTGTAACTCAAGCTCAAGGTAGTAATTCTGCCGGATGGAGCCAATCTGCAGATTCTAACAGAAGTAGATTTGAATTGATAGATAATCTTTTGTCAAATACCTATAGAGAGTACCGTATTGCGATGTACAACTATCACAGAAAAGGGCTTGACATATTACCTGATAACAATAGTACGGGTAAGCAAGTAATTGCGGGTACGATGAATTTATTTCAGACGATGATTAATAGAAGACCAAATGCATTTTTGATTTCTACTTTCTTTGATGCAAAATCAGAAGAGATTAAAAATATTTTTTCTGACGGTCCAAAAGTGGATATCGTGAAGCTTAAGGAAACCCTCAATAAAATAGCACCTTTATACGCAACTACCTGGAACGATATTAAATATTGA